In Fulvia fulva chromosome 8, complete sequence, the DNA window CGGCGGCTGTTGGCATCAGTGGTGGCTCGATAGACAAGTCGCTGACGCTTGGAGGTGTTGATTACAGGTGGTGGGCCTCTCTTCTTCGGTGTGGAAGGTGGCACTCTTTCAAGCCGTGAGATTACTGAAGAGACAGAGCCTTTGTTAGTGTGAAGGGCGTCTGCAATCTGCTGCAGCGGCCAGTGGGCGTGTTTGTGAAGAGACCACATCTCGCCCTTCTCGAATTCGGTAAAGACGCGTCCCTTCGGCATGGTGGCGATAGATAGCGCGTGTGTGAGTGTGTGGATAATGAGATTGAAGGTAGCAACACCTTCTGAGATGGACATGGATAGCCGGAAGGGGTTAGCGTAAATATAGGGTTTGTAAACACTATGACCAGGACTGCGCTCGAGTCTCCGCGCCAGTTCACGATGGCCTGGATCCGAGCATCCACGCTGCGAGTGCGGCGAGCATGATAGTGAAGCTCCTGGCGCTTCGGGTATGGCGGCGGAGGGGCGGGGCGGAATGCGCGCAGATCACCCTTGAGGAAGAGGTGAGTCTGATATTCGCTGATAGTATTGGTCCGATGTCCCGCGATCTGGCGCGCGCCAGGACCGGCATAGACCGTGGTATGCTGTCGGATATGGTCCTGGGTCAGTGGGAGCGGGAACTCGACCTCGTTGCTCGGGCCCCGGTACTTCTTGGCAGCTTCGAGCGCTTTCGCTACGGGTGTCGCAGCCTTGTCAGCCATGTTGTCGGGCGATGGCGTTCTGCGGGGAGTGTTGTTCTGTGTGTGTAGGCGACCGGCGTATAGACATTTGTGTGCTCATGAATTATAGAATTCTGGTGGGGTTGCGGAAAGGCGGCAAAAGCACGCTAGCAGGGGAAACGCCGCACGGGCCATGTCGGTGAAGTGAAAGTGGTCTTGTGAAGTAGAGGGGGAAGCACCCAATATAGTCAAGGTGAGAGCAAAGAGGTTATAAGATTGCAAGATGCTTGCTGTATCGTTTGCTGCACGAAGCGATAGCATGCATGGAAAGATCAAGCGCAGAGATGAATCTACGGCTGAGGGATTGGAGAGGGAGCTGGCGATGTCGACCACATTCGCTCCTGCCGAAGCGCGTCGCGCCGTCTCGAGAATGTAGCACTATGATGAGAGCGGTGCTACCCTATTGTAGGTCTACAGGGGCGAGATTCACAGCTCCTCCATCATGTCTTCGTCAACAGCATCCTCCACAGCCTGCTCAGCATCAACGGCATCAGCATCTTTGACCTCGACAACTTCTGCCTCGCTGACTCTACCAATAGCCTCAATCTCCTCAACAGCGCCGTCAAAGTCAAAGAGTCCGTCCATCAGCGCATCAGACTCTGTAGTGGCTGGCTCCTGTGCATCGACCGCAGCACCCTCGTGCAAAAGAGGCAGCTCGGGCTGAGTTGCACGCTCGGCGAGAGCCCTGTGTGCCTAGCAAACTATTAGCATATCGTGTCTCAAATACAATTTACCGAAACATACTCGAAGGTTCTCCTCAGTGTAGTGTGCTGGCCACAGGTCCTTGGCCGGCAAAGGCGTCAAGCCTTCCAAGGCTGGAAGCGAGAGTGTACTCCTGGCGTCACCACCAAATCCGACAATGAGCGCGAAACGGGCATCCGCAGTTCGAGCACGACGGGCATTAGCCCAGAGTGCAGCACGCTCTTCCTGTGTGGGCTGGAACGTGGCCTTGACGAATGGTGAGCGTCCGGCCTTGAGAAATTCGTCGTGTTGAGACTGACTGGTGCTTGGCCTGGATCGAAGAGGTGGGAGAGAGTACTCGGTCAGTGCAAATGTGCTGTATCTGCTGATGCGGTCGCGAGTAAGTGGTAGTGGTGCGTAGTCGGGTTGCCGTCTCCGCTCCAGGTTGCGGCGATGGTCGGCAGCCTTCAAGGCTGTCTCGACGGTAGGTCCACGCCGATCCGGCATCTTTGTGTATAAGCGGTGGTAGCGTGTCATGTTGGTCCTGTGAAGAAGAATTTGTAGTTGTGGCGGGATCACAGGCTCTCTCCCGGAAGACGAGGCGCTAGCAGGGATCATGAGACAGAGATTGTGTGAGTGAAAGGTGAAGCGTGGCTCAATGGAGCTCTTTGGCACTACTTAGATTCATCTACGTCTGGAACTGTACTAAGTTACCTCGAAAGTTGCAGAAGACGGCATATGATGCTCAGCATGTGACATCGCCGAGACCACGAATGCATGCTGCATTGCTGTGGGCTTCGTCAGGCCACAAGTTTGCTGAAGGAAGGAGAAGGCGTTGGAAGGTCGTGAGCCCTGATACGAGTTTGCTTGCCAGGCGATGCGTGAACACTGCAAGACTTAGTGATGGTATGGGTACTTCTAGCACAACCCATACTTCCTCTGCCGCATCCCACATACCCCGTCAGCTGTCCACAAATATCCAAAGCGACATTTTTAAACAATCACGAGCTACCTTCAAATCTTCAGACCCAAACAGACGCAGCATACTCGCCATGTCAAACAACCGGAACATCGAAGACAAAGCCTCGCCTCTGTCCGTTGAGGGCAAGCCGACTGAGTACCTCAACTCAGCAGCCAACGGTAAAGAAGAGAACATGCGAGCCTCCTCTCAACATGCCCAGAAGGCTGTCGAGGTGCAGGACAAGAACCATGCCGAAGATTGGCTAGATGCACAGCGCGTTGCCTTCGAGCTTGCAATGGGAAACAGGGACTCAACGCGAGGCAACTAAATTCTAGGCATCGAAGAGGTGTGACAGGGTGAGTACCGAGCTGTGAACACCAAAGCACGTCGACTGATCGCTTAGCAGCTCCTtggctccatatagcatgaTGGCCATATTCCACACCTACTTTCTGTGCACATACACCTGTGGCTGGGTCAGCAGAGTGCGGGAGAATGCATGAGTTCTCGGTGAATGTATCTTCTGGCGTTCTGGGTCGTCTGCGGCGGTTGTTTTCGAGCTCAGGTTTTAACTAGTCGACCTCTCATGCTGCGCATGGAAGTTAGCTATGCAGCGGCCTGTAATGCAGCTCGAATACATGTCTGCGAAGTCGCAATTTCATGACTGCCCCAAGAGTACCCTCTTCATCTGTCTGATGCTTGTTATGGTTCCGATCCGCCTCGAAATCACCTTCTCTGCGTAGCACGACGGTCCACTACAGAGTAGTAAGACCAACGCTCGTCGCCTGCTTGCACAGGATCATCTCCGTTTTCAAGCCGGTCAGCGCACCTTAGCCTCCACGTCGCGTTGGTCCAGAAGCAGTGAAAAGCCTCCTAAGCTCTCACCCAACTTGTTAATCCTCTGCCTGTCTCTTCAAATCCCTCGATGGCTCCCGCAATACACCAGCCGCCAGTGTAACACCGTCGCTGACTAACTTTACCCGAACGCCGTCAGCCATAAGGAACCCATTGTCGAGATGAATCTCCTTGAGCGCGTCCCGCAACTCAGGCTGGAGCGGTTGCAGCCAAGCCAGTAGGGCCGCGTATTAGTCGCACCTGAATCGAGTGAGTTTGTAGTAGGTAGTGATGGATTCGGCGCGAAGTTGTTGGCAGGCGCGTAGCAAGCCGGTGGTGTGGTCTCTCTTCTTGTCGTGGATCGAGTACTCGTGACCACTGAAGGTATATCTGTGTTCGGAATTAGCTGAAGTGACGGGGTTTGGGAGGAGTAGACAAACTCGTAGATGATATCTCGAAGTTCGCGCGGGAGAGTGAGTACAGACGCCTTGCTGTCGGCCTTCGCGCCATCAGTCGCAGGTGGGTGGTCCATTGCCGCGCTTTTGGGTTGTGCTGACGGGTTTGTGTCGCTCTGCGATGCTGCCATGATGGCGACGAGTCTGCGAGTTGTGAGGGTAGGATTTGAAATTGCAGATCGCGAAACAGAAGAACCGGCTTTGGCCAGGAAGGCGCAAAACCTGATCACATGTTTCGTACTTGGTTATCCTTATTCACCTGCTTAGTCGGGTGACCATATCGAAGCGACGGTAATTGCACGCCTACGATATACGGCATCTCATCGTTGTGTCAACACAGCGGCGCTGGCGTATCCATTTCCACCTTGTACAGCTCCTTCAGTCCTGGTTTCTTTTATACACGGGTATCATGCCCAAAGTCTTCCATGACTCTCACGCCCTACTAACAAACGTCCCCTGCGCCCTCCCCACGCCCGGCGTCCACCTCGTCTTCCCCTCCAACAACTCCTTCGCCTGCTCCCTCAtcctctccctcctctccttATTGATATTCGTATCCTTCGTACTCGAAAGGTTCTTCCCAAACTCCTCCTGCTCCTTATCACTCTTCTCCACCTCTTCCCTATTCCACTCGCTGAAATCCGTCGGCTCCTCTGGCCACACAAACGGTCTTGCCAACTCCACCGTCATGAACTTCTGCGACCTGGGTCGATGCCAGCGACGCATTGCGGGGCGGATGTCGGAAGGCCGGCCGGAGCGAACGCGTTGTTGTTTGACGTAGGAGCGCACGGAGAGGATTTCGACGGAGTAGGCGTGCCAGAGGTAGTCGCGGAGGTCGAGTTTGGAGAAGGTAAGGGGGACGCGGAACCGGGCGTTGTAGGGGTTCGTGGAGCGGTGGAAGGTTAGGGTGGCGGAGGGGCTGTAGATACATGTCAGTAGAGGGTTGGAGGGTTACGGTAGGGATGTTCTTACAGGTAAAGCTCTTTCTCGCCGACTCTGAAGGAGGGTAGCCGTTTTGCGAGCGCCGTCGCCATTGTGGATGTGTGTTGATGTGTGTAACCAGGCCGGAATATTGATCGCGCGGGTGGAGAAGATCTGTACAATGTTGGATCCTCTAGGCGGTCGATGAGAAAGTGTGCAACAGATGTAGTCGCAACGAGATATCCAATGCATCGAAGTCAAAGTCGTCCGCGACTGCCATCGGAGGAGAAGCGGAAGCGGCCGCCGACTCCGCCCATTCACCTCACATCTCAGGCCATCTTCCCCAGTCTCTCCTCTCGCCACCCCGACATCGAATCATGTAAAGATGGCGGATCCAAGATCCTCACTGGAGTCCTACCGCTCCTCCATAGCAACAATAAGCAGCGATGATCAACGCTTGATGCACGAACCCT includes these proteins:
- a CDS encoding 54S ribosomal protein L23, mitochondrial, producing MATALAKRLPSFRVGEKELYLPSATLTFHRSTNPYNARFRVPLTFSKLDLRDYLWHAYSVEILSVRSYVKQQRVRSGRPSDIRPAMRRWHRPRSQKFMTVELARPFVWPEEPTDFSEWNREEVEKSDKEQEEFGKNLSSTKDTNINKERRERMREQAKELLEGKTRWTPGVGRAQGTFVSRA